The sequence GGTATGCCTGATGCCAGTCTGAAACAATTTGCGCAGAATAAAAGCCTGTTGCAGGTAGAGCAATTTGAAGCCTGCATAGATGCAGAGCTGGAACCAGGTGATATCTTGTACATTCCACCTGGCTGCCCTCATGAAGGCTATGCCGTTGAAAATGCAATGAACTATTCTGTAGGTTTCAGGGCCCCAGATCAAAAGGACCTGCTTTCAAGCCTCGCTGATCACCTGATAGATTCAGAGTTAGGTACAACCCGTTACAGCGACCCCGATCTCACACTACGTGACTCTCTGGGCGAGGTCAGTCGTCAGGACAAAGGGAAGATCCGCACTATGCTGGAATCGATACTGCATGACAGCGACATCTTCGACCAATGGCTGGGACAGACACTCAGTGAACCGAAACATGAAATGGATCTGGCACCACTCGATCCGCCACTGAATGCTGATACCTTACAAGATGATATTTCGCCCGAAGACACCCTGGTGCGCTCAGGTGGCGTCAGAGCTTTGTATCAGTTAACGACACACACGGTGATACTGAGTGTAAATGGGCAAAATTTCACCCTTCCTATTGAGGTCTTACCAGCCGTTAAAAAGCTGACAGATCAGAGTTGTACATCCGTATCTTCATTATTAGATGAGTTTTCATGTTTGGAATTTAAACAAACATTAACTACGCTTATTAACGATGGGTCCTTTTACATTGAGGACTGGGTGTAATTACCTGAATCTGAGGGTTAGTCACACAATAAGGCATCGGCCAAGTCGGTGCCACAATAATAAAGAGCACAGACTGATCCCCTAATCAG comes from Pseudoalteromonas rubra and encodes:
- a CDS encoding cupin domain-containing protein, producing the protein MYQLSINALTEAAFLAQYWQKKPLLIKQGFQNFIDPLSPEELAGLAMEDNIESRIVTNHDNHWDAHHGPFEDFSLLTEQHSTLLVQAVDHWHPQAASLLEPFRFIPNWRIDDLMISFSTPGGGVGPHLDQYDVFIIQGQGKRRWRVGMPDASLKQFAQNKSLLQVEQFEACIDAELEPGDILYIPPGCPHEGYAVENAMNYSVGFRAPDQKDLLSSLADHLIDSELGTTRYSDPDLTLRDSLGEVSRQDKGKIRTMLESILHDSDIFDQWLGQTLSEPKHEMDLAPLDPPLNADTLQDDISPEDTLVRSGGVRALYQLTTHTVILSVNGQNFTLPIEVLPAVKKLTDQSCTSVSSLLDEFSCLEFKQTLTTLINDGSFYIEDWV